In the Micropterus dolomieu isolate WLL.071019.BEF.003 ecotype Adirondacks unplaced genomic scaffold, ASM2129224v1 contig_14243, whole genome shotgun sequence genome, CTAttggttttaaatgtatttctctgCTGACCAGTTACACcatggtgtatgtgtgtttacataAACAGTTCATATTGCTGGTAACCATGATCTGTTATGGGAAACAATCCCTCCTACACATTGTATAtgtatacagtacacacatagCCTTTATCTTCTTACTCTGCTCATTCACATCAATAGgtttttatgcatttatagTTGAAACTCTCCCGAATAATGAATCTGTTGAAATATTGCTTTTGACATGTTGACCTTCAGCATCATGTTGGAGCCTTTAATTGTACAAGTTTATTCACAAACTGTATCACACTAAAATCACAAAATCACCACAGCAGACTCCAGGCAAAATACTTGACACATTCAAATATGAGAACCAATCAGAACTCACAGTGGTGTGGCAAACACTGAACAATGAATTGGCATTTCCCTGACAGAGTGGGGACAGCTCACCATATCATGCATTTGGTGTTACCTAGACTAACCAAATACATGTGTCAACTCTCTGACTCAAAATTAATTTCAGATGTTTGTGATTCCATACAAGGTCTATAAATTTGCACTCTGACAAATATGTGAGCCACCACAGAACATTTTCTCAGTCCTTTCTGAGAGTATTCTCCCAGGGTTGCCTCAAACTAGCCTGGCAAGCCAGATTAGTGTTGCCattgacaaaacaaaatcatctGGCGTATGGTGTCAttgtgttaatataaaaatgctCCGTCCCAATGTCCATGCTTGGCATTAAACCTTCATAAATATTAACTGATGTAATCAAGAGAAGTGTCTCATTGCGAGAGGTTGTGAGGTCTTAAAATTCCTAATTTGGAAAAGGGACAGGTTTTATAAAATCCCATGTCGCTAGTTTTTGTTACAAGTAAAGTGTGAGCCTTTCATATGTAGCCTAGTTTAATAAAACTGAGTGCTTGTTGTGGACCTTTTGAATAATATAGTAATAGTTGACTGATTTGAGCTTTCAATATTTAAACTTCCCAACCTCCTTTCATTAAGATGAGCGCTCAAGCTGTCTGTCAGCCATAAACGGTAAACACTGGGATCGCACCTTATCTTAACCATATGAAACCAAGGTCTGAACCCAACCATTCAATCGTGACTAGGAATGTGGTAGGCTAATTCCCACCGATGTGAATCCCGCAGGTATGAGAAACTCTGTCTGTGGTGTCCTCGCTATGTCCTTCACTTGGGGGCGTTGTCAGATTGAATTATTGAAATGCTCCAAACAACTACAGTATTTGACATAGACACAGTGGTCTGCAGAGTTAGCCAGTAAACAATGCAGGGTCCCAGATTGTGAACATCTTGtgatcattttttttaaagccagtggtacaaaaattaaagaaataggAACCCATGCTTATTGCGAATGTGCCCTTTTATGTTTTTCAGAAGTCATAATGTCGTAACCTTgagacagtgtgtgtttttattgtccgACTGTCCAGCTTACATGTTGTCAGCATTTAGTAAAAACAGCAAGTCTTCTCCTCCAAATGGAGGGTCACATGCTGAGAGCGGTGCACAAAGGTATCTGCTTCATTGACCACCAACACTGACTGATGGACCACTCAGACCAACGAGCGCTGCTGCAGGTACGTTAGCATAACTAGTCAGATAATTTAGCTAGGTAACGTTAGTTGAATGTAATGGTTGTATAACGTGATACGGTCACTTTAATTGGTCGGGTAATATTCATTGAAATCTGTGTAATGTTTGATAGTGAAGGTAGTATAAGCTACTTGAATTTTTTAGATATACTAAGCTAAAGCAACAACTGAAATGTCAGAGTACAATTCAATAGTCATAACTAGCTAGCAAACATGTTATCTTGTTAATACATCTTACCCATTGTGCTACCAAATGGTGAACACTAGgaatcttttcttttcttcatcaaCCTTTGCCCATGTTGATCCCTCATTTAAGGACAACACCAGAAGACACCAGCCTTTCCTCACTGGCAGAgaatggggggggggtgatCCAGGAAAGGTAAAATGAAGCCAAAGGACAGTTACCGTGCTGTGGTTTTCTGAGGAACTGCTGGGTCTGTAAAACATCTACAGTAGTGGCCATTAGacaccattttgtttttcatcagatTGCCGTAGCTGTAATGTTTTGTTcctttgtaatttttttgtttttaattactgGTACTTCATTAAATCTGAACTTTGAATTTTGGTTTTGCTGCAGCTGTTTAATATGTGAAGaagctaaaaataaaagttaagatTTGTTCAAAGAGTAACTGTctcatgtttctttttctaaaaTTTTGGGACTTTTAAAgtcttttaacttcaaatagTAAAGGAATTCTAGCTCAAGACCTTCtccattaaacaaaaaaatattttgtacaaacCAGTGTCAAAGTTGAAGTACCAGTATTGGTTCTGGTATTGAAAATTTCTTCACAGGGGAAACATAGAGCTCatctttctccttcctcctttctcTTTACACAGCTTAATTTACAAACATTCAGTTTTTTTGAGTAAACTGAGAGAGCTCCAACTAGAGAAAACAAATGCTCCATGAATTGAATATTTAATATGTGCTCTTAAAATTGGACTGGTGCTCATTAAGGTAAATATAGCCCTGCTATATGTGTCTTGGCATGTGAGAACAATACCTTTTGATGGGTAACTGACAATAAATTGGATTTAAATGAGATCTTCCATCAAATCAGTACCACTGTTGGCTGCCGTATAGCTTAATTCAAGCACAAGTCGTTATGTGGCCAGTGTAGGCTGCTATATTGAATTAATACTGAAGTGTATTTGTTCCAACATACATGCAggaaaaaaagactgaaagGTGTCCAGTGTAGAAACGATCTTGGTACGTGGAAATCATGACTTGTTTTGCACAATTTTAGTTCTGTTCCACTGCGATGTCATGCAGTAATGTTACAACATTTGTGTATTCTCCGAAGTCCTTGATTCTATGAACATTACTTATTTAAACCCaaatgagataacttttgtaCTGCTACAATCATTACTGAAGCTTGTGTTGAGTCCTATTATGCAGTATTTAATTGGGTGAGTCATTGTCATTACCACATTTTGTTTATGATTTGATCATGCAAGAAATTCTTCATGCGATCAATTAGTCTTTCCCTAATTTACAAGATAACAAGAAGCAGTTCCACCACAAAAAAAGTTGGAAAATGCCTTTTATGAAGTTATTGTTTCAAAAAAAGATGAGGTTATCCGTTCATGGGTGGACACATGGCCCAGTGCTATGAACTTTCGTTCATAGCACTGGGCCATGTGCCTGCCGTCTTGGATGAAAACTGATCCATCATGGTGTAAAAGACAGTACTGACAATTTTACTTAACGTGAATAACAACTGTGGAATACTAAAGCAGAATTAACTGAGGTGTGCCGCCAACCAGCATTTATACAGAAATGTACATCTGGTGTGCACATCATTAGAGTTCAACTGCTTTAACTTGGTCTCTTGTCCTTTCTTGTTTTTCAGCCCGCTGTTTGTCACATGGAAAATAGGTCTCttgttctttcttgtttttcagCCCGCTGTTTGTCACATGGAAAATAGGCAGAGACAAGCGGTTGAGGGGTTGTATAGGTACATTTTCTGCCATGAATCTGCACTCAGGACTCAGGGAATACACCCTTACCAGGTAAGCAACAagttattttctgtgttgcaaAGATGTAGACCAAATGCTGTTACAGAGCATGATTGTGGAAAAATAATGACACTGTAGTAaatggtaaaaaacaaactgtgacacaaaataaatgtatttatctttACTATAACTAATGTATGGACTgttaaagacattaaaaaatgtttatattcaaaaatgtaaaatgtgataaTAAAGAGTCCTTATTTAGTTATATTTGGCAGTCTTCTAGCCTTTCCAGATAAACACAGTGATGTGGGTTTACCCCCATGTTTGGTGGTTGATCTGAATGAATTGTTGAGCTGGTGGGTTAAACACTGGTTGGGCACTACTTGGCTTTGGTGGACAAGTGTTAACAATTAGAAATCTGAATTCAGTGTTTGTTACTGATATGTAATTGTCATGTAACACATTACATGACCTGTCTAACAAATGAGCGAGACCCCAAGGGCTGGTGTATGTGGAGAACTGAAATTGGAACTTTTATTTTGCTTGtcacttgtttttaaaaaatcgaTGCATGAAAACACAGAGTTTTTCAAAGTAAACAGGGGCCTCTGTAAATACCTGGAATTTCTTCACTAGTGTTTCTTGACCTGAGGGCAGAGACACAGCAGAGCTGTGGATTACATGTTAAACACATACAGCTTCTTAGTGGTATTAGTAGTAAAAACTGTGCTGTTGTGAGCAGCCATGATCAGAGTCCATGCTGCGACCACGCTGGCCTCTGTATGTCCATAGGTCATCTACATTAAAGGCACTGCTGACCCTTCATCTCTTGACTGTGATAATTATTTTCAGAATCACTTCTAGTAATGggacagctgggattggctccagccccccgcgaccctgtgcaggataagcggttgacgatgcatggatggatggatggacttctAGTAATGGTATTTCCTTTTGTGCTTTTATGTGTGCAGTGCCCTTAAAGACAGCCGCTTCCCCCCTATGACAAGGGATGAGCTGCCTCGCCTCTTCTGCTCAGTGTCTCTTCTCACCAACTTTGAAGACGTCGGTGATTACCTTGACTGGGAGGTAAGAGACATGCGCTGTCTTACTTCGGATACTTACGTTAGTACACTTGTATgtagtacactgtgtacaccAAGTACTTACTTGCATAGTGTGTAAATTTCGACTGGATAGTGGTATCTCACATCAAACACAGCCGTTACAACATTTGACCGcttctttttccttttaatggCGAATTGTAACCAAGGGGGTCATTATCGCCAACAGTTGACCGTGACTTTCACCTGCCAAAATATCTGGCGGCTTGTTTGCTCACTTGACTTCAATGTTATTAAAAGTTGATAAAAATTTGCATActtttacttgtgtgtgtgcaattgCAACTGCTGCAGCTTCTTCGGGCACCACGttc is a window encoding:
- the LOC123966798 gene encoding AMME syndrome candidate gene 1 protein homolog; this encodes MLIPHLRTTPEDTSLSSLAENGGGVIQESPLFVTWKIGRDKRLRGCIGTFSAMNLHSGLREYTLTSALKDSRFPPMTRDELPRLFCSVSLLTNFEDVGDYLDWEGVIIANS